In Pseudomonas fluorescens, a genomic segment contains:
- the hisA gene encoding 1-(5-phosphoribosyl)-5-[(5-phosphoribosylamino)methylideneamino]imidazole-4-carboxamide isomerase, with amino-acid sequence MLIIPAIDLKDGACVRLRQGRMEDSTVFSDDPVSMAAKWVEGGCRRLHLVDLNGAFEGQPVNGEVVTAIAKRYPNLPIQIGGGIRSLETIEHYVKAGVSYVIIGTKAVKDPAFVAEACRAFPGKVIVGLDAKDGFVATDGWAEISTVQVIDLARQFEADGVSAIVYTDIAKDGMMQGCNVPFTAALAAATKIPVIASGGIHNLGDIKSLLDAKAPGIIGAITGRAIYEGTLDVAEAQAYCDAYNG; translated from the coding sequence ATGCTGATTATCCCCGCTATCGATCTCAAGGACGGCGCCTGCGTACGTCTGCGCCAAGGCCGTATGGAAGACTCCACCGTGTTCTCCGATGACCCGGTGAGCATGGCTGCCAAATGGGTGGAAGGGGGCTGCCGTCGTCTGCATCTGGTGGACTTGAACGGCGCCTTCGAAGGCCAGCCGGTCAATGGCGAGGTGGTCACCGCGATCGCCAAGCGCTACCCGAACCTGCCGATCCAGATCGGCGGCGGTATCCGCTCCCTGGAAACCATCGAGCACTACGTGAAAGCGGGCGTGAGCTACGTGATCATCGGCACCAAGGCGGTGAAAGACCCGGCGTTCGTCGCCGAAGCCTGCCGCGCGTTCCCTGGCAAGGTGATCGTCGGCCTGGACGCCAAGGACGGTTTCGTCGCCACCGACGGCTGGGCTGAAATCAGCACCGTGCAAGTCATCGACCTGGCCAGGCAGTTCGAGGCCGACGGTGTGTCCGCCATCGTTTATACCGACATCGCCAAAGACGGCATGATGCAGGGCTGTAACGTACCGTTCACTGCGGCACTGGCGGCGGCGACGAAGATTCCGGTGATTGCTTCCGGCGGTATTCACAACCTGGGCGACATCAAGTCGCTGTTGGACGCCAAGGCTCCTGGGATCATCGGCGCCATTACCGGTCGCGCGATCTACGAAGGCACCCTGGACGTCGCCGAAGCCCAGGCTTACTGCGATGCCTACAACGGCTGA
- a CDS encoding divergent polysaccharide deacetylase family protein, producing the protein MRFALIIAALCSLAGVAHATPASEPHKAYLTLIIDDLGQNLARDRRVLALPGPVTTAIMPDTPHAAEFAREAHKAGKIVILHMPMDPATGPFAWHPDLPIEELGKRLDAAFQAVPYTAGINNHMGSRMTAQPAAMAWLMADLQRRNKFFVDSRTSAQTVAAAEAQKIGLAHVSRDVFLDDERTEAAITTQLQTAIKLAHKQGSAVMIGHPYPQTLAVLERELPKLKAQGVDWIDIKLMISVRGNQAMGGHGKNGIYR; encoded by the coding sequence ATGCGCTTTGCCCTGATCATCGCTGCGCTATGCAGCCTGGCAGGGGTCGCTCACGCGACTCCCGCCAGCGAGCCGCACAAAGCCTACCTGACCCTCATCATCGACGACCTCGGGCAAAACCTGGCCCGGGATCGTCGCGTGCTGGCCCTGCCTGGGCCGGTGACCACCGCAATCATGCCCGACACGCCCCACGCCGCCGAATTCGCCCGCGAAGCGCACAAGGCCGGCAAGATCGTGATCCTGCACATGCCCATGGACCCGGCCACCGGTCCGTTCGCCTGGCACCCCGACCTGCCTATCGAAGAGCTCGGCAAGCGCCTGGACGCCGCGTTCCAGGCCGTGCCCTACACCGCCGGTATCAACAACCACATGGGCAGTCGAATGACCGCACAGCCCGCGGCGATGGCCTGGTTGATGGCCGACCTGCAACGACGCAACAAATTCTTTGTCGACAGCCGCACCAGCGCGCAGACCGTCGCCGCCGCCGAGGCACAGAAAATTGGCCTGGCCCATGTCTCGCGGGATGTCTTCCTCGACGACGAGCGCACCGAAGCCGCAATCACCACGCAACTGCAAACCGCGATCAAGCTGGCGCATAAACAGGGTTCGGCAGTGATGATCGGTCATCCGTACCCGCAGACCCTGGCGGTACTGGAACGCGAGCTGCCCAAGCTCAAGGCCCAGGGCGTCGACTGGATCGATATCAAGTTGATGATCAGTGTGCGCGGTAACCAGGCCATGGGTGGTCACGGTAAGAACGGCATCTATCGCTAA
- the hisF gene encoding imidazole glycerol phosphate synthase subunit HisF yields MALAKRIIPCLDVDNGRVVKGVKFENIRDAGDPVEIARRYDEQGADEITFLDITASVDGRDTTLHTVERMASQVFIPLTVGGGVRTVQDIRNLLNAGADKVSINTAAVFNPEFVGEAAQHFGSQCIVVAIDAKKVSGPGETPRWEIFTHGGRKPTGLDAVEWAMKMEGLGAGEILLTSMDQDGMKNGFDLGVTRAISDALGIPVIASGGVGNLQHLADGVIEGHASAVLAASIFHFGEYTVPEAKAYMAARGIVVR; encoded by the coding sequence ATGGCGCTGGCCAAACGCATCATCCCTTGCCTGGACGTCGACAACGGTCGCGTGGTCAAGGGCGTCAAGTTCGAGAACATTCGTGACGCCGGCGATCCGGTGGAAATCGCTCGCCGCTACGATGAACAAGGTGCCGACGAGATTACCTTTCTCGACATCACCGCCAGCGTCGACGGCCGCGATACCACGTTGCACACCGTCGAACGCATGGCCAGCCAGGTGTTTATCCCGCTGACCGTGGGCGGTGGCGTGCGCACCGTGCAAGACATCCGCAACCTGCTCAATGCCGGCGCGGACAAGGTCTCGATCAACACCGCGGCCGTGTTCAACCCGGAGTTCGTCGGCGAAGCCGCGCAGCACTTTGGCTCGCAATGCATCGTGGTGGCCATCGACGCCAAGAAAGTCTCCGGCCCCGGCGAAACCCCGCGCTGGGAGATCTTCACCCACGGCGGGCGCAAGCCAACCGGGCTGGACGCAGTGGAGTGGGCGATGAAGATGGAAGGCCTGGGCGCCGGTGAAATCCTGCTGACCAGCATGGACCAGGACGGCATGAAAAACGGCTTCGACCTGGGCGTGACCCGCGCGATCAGTGATGCGCTGGGTATCCCGGTGATCGCCTCCGGCGGCGTCGGTAACCTGCAACACCTGGCCGATGGCGTGATCGAAGGCCACGCCAGCGCGGTGCTGGCGGCGAGTATTTTCCACTTTGGCGAATACACCGTCCCCGAGGCCAAGGCCTACATGGCGGCGCGCGGTATCGTCGTTCGCTAA
- a CDS encoding substrate-binding periplasmic protein — MFKTLLLALASTSIFMVSAAHAEEPSDTSLVLLTENFPPYNMAKNGKNFAKEENIEGIAVDIVRETFKRAGISYNLTLRFPWERIYKLALEKPGYGVFVMARLPDREALFKWVGPIGPDDWVLLAKADSKIQLADLEQARRYKIGAYKGDAIAQTLEKQGLTPLVVLRDQDNAQKLMDGQIDLWATGDPAGRYLARQVGVTGLKTVLRFNSAQLYLALNKDVPDETVAKLQAALDQLRKEGVVDQIMAKYL, encoded by the coding sequence ATGTTCAAGACCCTGCTGCTTGCCCTCGCCAGCACCTCCATTTTTATGGTGAGTGCAGCTCACGCCGAAGAACCGTCTGATACCTCCCTGGTGCTGCTGACGGAAAATTTCCCGCCCTACAACATGGCGAAAAACGGCAAGAACTTCGCCAAGGAAGAGAACATCGAAGGCATCGCCGTGGACATCGTGCGAGAAACCTTCAAGCGCGCCGGCATTTCCTACAACCTCACCCTGCGTTTCCCCTGGGAGCGAATCTACAAGCTCGCCCTGGAGAAACCCGGCTACGGCGTATTTGTCATGGCGCGCCTGCCGGATCGCGAAGCGCTGTTCAAATGGGTCGGCCCCATTGGCCCGGACGACTGGGTGCTGCTGGCCAAGGCCGACAGTAAGATCCAGCTTGCCGACCTTGAGCAGGCGCGCCGCTACAAGATCGGCGCCTATAAAGGTGATGCGATTGCCCAGACGCTGGAGAAGCAGGGCTTGACCCCGCTGGTGGTGCTGCGCGACCAGGACAATGCGCAAAAGCTCATGGACGGCCAGATCGACCTTTGGGCGACCGGCGATCCCGCCGGGCGTTACCTGGCACGCCAGGTGGGTGTGACCGGGCTCAAGACGGTGCTGCGCTTCAACAGCGCCCAACTCTATCTCGCGCTGAACAAGGATGTGCCGGATGAGACCGTGGCGAAGCTGCAGGCGGCGTTGGACCAACTGCGCAAGGAGGGTGTGGTCGACCAGATCATGGCGAAGTACCTCTAG